In a single window of the Elaeis guineensis isolate ETL-2024a chromosome 8, EG11, whole genome shotgun sequence genome:
- the LOC105050873 gene encoding eukaryotic initiation factor 4A-8 isoform X1 yields the protein MAGLAPEGSQFDARQYDAKLNELLTADGQDFFATYDEVYDSFDAMGLQENLLRGIYAYGFEKPSAIQQRGIVPFCKGLDVIQQAQSGTGKTATFCSGILQQLDYGLVECQALVLAPTRELAQQIEKVMRALGDYLGVKVHACVGGTSVREDQRILSSGVHVVVGTPGRVFDMLRRQSLRPDYIRMFVLDEADEMLSRGFKDQIYDIFQLLPSKIQVGVFSATMPPEALEITRKFMNKPVRILVKRDELTLEGIKQFYVNVEREEWKLETLCDLYETLAITQSVIFVNTRRKVDWLTDKMRSRDHTVSATHGDMDQNTRDIIMREFRSGSSRVLITTDLLARGIDVQQVSLVINYDLPTQPENYLHRIGRSGRFGRKGVAINFVTRDDERMLFDIQRFYNVVIEELPSNVADLL from the exons ATGGCTGGATTAGCACCCGAAGGATCTCAATTTGATGCACGCCAATACGATGCGAAATTGAATGAGCT GCTGACAGCAGATGGACAAGATTTCTTCGCAACATATGATGAGGTTTATGATAGTTTTGATGCTATGGGTCTCCAAGAAAATCTTCTTAGAGGGATTTATGCTTATG GTTTTGAAAAGCCCTCTGCGATTCAACAAAGAGGAATTGTTCCCTTCTGCAAGGGACTTGATGTGATTCAGCAAGCGCAATCAGGGACAGGGAAAACTGCAACTTTCTGTTCTGGAATTTTGCAGCAGCTTGATTATGGGTTGGTTGAATGCCAGGCTTTAGTTCTTGCCCCAACTCGAGAACTAGCGCAGCAAATCGAGAAGGTCATGCGAGCACTTGGTGACTACCTGGGTGTGAAAGTTCATGCTTGTGTTGGGGGAACCAGTGTTCGTGAGGATCAGCGAATTCTTTCGAGTGGGGTTCACGTTGTTGTTGGTACCCCAGGTCGTGTTTTTGACATGTTACGGAGGCAATCACTCCGTCCTGACTACATTAGAATGTTTGTACTGGATGAGGCAGATGAAATGCTTTCACGTGGTTTCAAGGACCAG ATCTACgacatcttccagcttcttcctTCTAAAATCCAGGTTGGGGTCTTCTCTGCCACAATGCCTCCTGAGGCCCTCGAGATAACCCGCAAATTCATGAACAAACCTGTGAGGATCCTTGTGAAGCGAGATGAGCTCACCCTTGAGGGTATTAAACAGTTTTATGTCAATGTTGAAAGAGAAGAGTGGAAGCTCGAGACTCTCTGTGATCTTTATGAGACTCTGGCAATCACTCAAAGTGTCATCTTTGTGAACACCCGACGCAAGGTTGACTGGCTCACGGACAAGATGAGGAGCAGGGATCACACGGTCTCAGCTACACATGGTGACATGGATCAGAATACCAGGGACATTATAATGCGTGAATTCCGATCTGGTTCCTCCCGTGTTCTGATCACAACTGATCTCCTTGCTCGTGGTATCGATGTCCAGCAAGTTTCACTGGTCATAAATTATGACCTACCAACCCAACCAGAGAACTATCTCCACCGGATTGGGCGAAGTGGACGTTTCGGAAGGAAGGGTGTTGCGATCAACTTTGTCACTCGTGATGATGAAAGGATGCTGTTTGATATTCAGAGGTTCTACAATGTGGTGATTGAGGAGCTGCCGTCGAATGTTGCTGACCTCCTGTGA
- the LOC105050873 gene encoding eukaryotic initiation factor 4A-1 isoform X2 has translation MSCFEKPSAIQQRGIVPFCKGLDVIQQAQSGTGKTATFCSGILQQLDYGLVECQALVLAPTRELAQQIEKVMRALGDYLGVKVHACVGGTSVREDQRILSSGVHVVVGTPGRVFDMLRRQSLRPDYIRMFVLDEADEMLSRGFKDQIYDIFQLLPSKIQVGVFSATMPPEALEITRKFMNKPVRILVKRDELTLEGIKQFYVNVEREEWKLETLCDLYETLAITQSVIFVNTRRKVDWLTDKMRSRDHTVSATHGDMDQNTRDIIMREFRSGSSRVLITTDLLARGIDVQQVSLVINYDLPTQPENYLHRIGRSGRFGRKGVAINFVTRDDERMLFDIQRFYNVVIEELPSNVADLL, from the exons ATGAGCT GTTTTGAAAAGCCCTCTGCGATTCAACAAAGAGGAATTGTTCCCTTCTGCAAGGGACTTGATGTGATTCAGCAAGCGCAATCAGGGACAGGGAAAACTGCAACTTTCTGTTCTGGAATTTTGCAGCAGCTTGATTATGGGTTGGTTGAATGCCAGGCTTTAGTTCTTGCCCCAACTCGAGAACTAGCGCAGCAAATCGAGAAGGTCATGCGAGCACTTGGTGACTACCTGGGTGTGAAAGTTCATGCTTGTGTTGGGGGAACCAGTGTTCGTGAGGATCAGCGAATTCTTTCGAGTGGGGTTCACGTTGTTGTTGGTACCCCAGGTCGTGTTTTTGACATGTTACGGAGGCAATCACTCCGTCCTGACTACATTAGAATGTTTGTACTGGATGAGGCAGATGAAATGCTTTCACGTGGTTTCAAGGACCAG ATCTACgacatcttccagcttcttcctTCTAAAATCCAGGTTGGGGTCTTCTCTGCCACAATGCCTCCTGAGGCCCTCGAGATAACCCGCAAATTCATGAACAAACCTGTGAGGATCCTTGTGAAGCGAGATGAGCTCACCCTTGAGGGTATTAAACAGTTTTATGTCAATGTTGAAAGAGAAGAGTGGAAGCTCGAGACTCTCTGTGATCTTTATGAGACTCTGGCAATCACTCAAAGTGTCATCTTTGTGAACACCCGACGCAAGGTTGACTGGCTCACGGACAAGATGAGGAGCAGGGATCACACGGTCTCAGCTACACATGGTGACATGGATCAGAATACCAGGGACATTATAATGCGTGAATTCCGATCTGGTTCCTCCCGTGTTCTGATCACAACTGATCTCCTTGCTCGTGGTATCGATGTCCAGCAAGTTTCACTGGTCATAAATTATGACCTACCAACCCAACCAGAGAACTATCTCCACCGGATTGGGCGAAGTGGACGTTTCGGAAGGAAGGGTGTTGCGATCAACTTTGTCACTCGTGATGATGAAAGGATGCTGTTTGATATTCAGAGGTTCTACAATGTGGTGATTGAGGAGCTGCCGTCGAATGTTGCTGACCTCCTGTGA